The following are encoded in a window of Hymenobacter volaticus genomic DNA:
- a CDS encoding RagB/SusD family nutrient uptake outer membrane protein yields the protein MSLAYLKTVAFFTSLALTLSLAACESFLDVQPRESVADNQTITDQKSAATALNGVYSALASGGYYGTSFQSIGYLGGDNIQWTGTQSQVQEFINHNVRADNSTISTVWSSIYVTINRANYVISKVPGVTDALLTEALRNQYVGEAYFLRALAYFDLARTFGGVPLVTEPTLTATSNQGLPRASQTETYAQVLRDLEEAELLLPNPSTVTTNDRYRATRKTVWALKARLYLYQGNWALAEDYATRLISDNTNYQLVTPFNAWFANSTRGTRESVFELFYNGTTEVNGHRGQWQPTANGGTRQWAPNEALVSLLTTAPNNAANGRTTLIAAVNGSSWYGNLYYRSPGSDPSYIFRIAELYLIRAEARAQQGKLPAALTDLNAVRVRAGLAASSAATQAAVLLAIENERRLEFALEPHRWFDLARTSRATALFKDPLNNTAPLPASRLVLPIPISQLQVDRALIQNEGY from the coding sequence CGATAACCAGACTATCACCGACCAAAAATCGGCCGCTACGGCGCTCAACGGGGTGTACAGCGCGCTGGCCAGCGGCGGCTACTACGGCACCAGTTTCCAGTCCATTGGCTATCTGGGCGGCGACAATATTCAGTGGACTGGCACACAGTCGCAGGTGCAGGAGTTCATCAACCACAACGTGCGGGCCGACAACTCCACCATCAGCACGGTGTGGTCGTCGATTTACGTGACCATCAACCGCGCCAACTATGTCATCAGCAAAGTGCCCGGCGTTACGGATGCCCTGCTAACCGAGGCGCTGCGCAACCAGTACGTGGGCGAGGCCTATTTCCTGCGGGCCTTGGCTTACTTTGATTTGGCGCGCACTTTTGGCGGGGTGCCGCTCGTCACCGAGCCGACCCTCACGGCAACTTCCAACCAAGGGCTGCCGCGGGCTAGCCAAACGGAAACCTACGCTCAGGTGCTGCGCGACTTAGAGGAAGCCGAATTGCTGTTGCCCAACCCCTCCACCGTAACCACCAACGACCGGTACCGCGCCACCCGCAAAACGGTGTGGGCGCTGAAAGCCCGGCTGTATTTGTACCAAGGCAACTGGGCGCTGGCCGAAGATTACGCCACCCGCCTGATCAGCGACAACACCAACTACCAGCTGGTAACACCCTTCAACGCCTGGTTCGCTAATAGCACCCGGGGTACCCGCGAATCGGTGTTCGAGCTGTTTTATAATGGTACCACTGAGGTGAATGGTCACCGAGGGCAGTGGCAGCCAACCGCCAACGGCGGCACTCGGCAATGGGCCCCCAATGAGGCCCTGGTCTCACTCTTGACCACGGCCCCCAACAACGCTGCCAACGGCCGCACCACCCTGATTGCCGCCGTGAACGGGAGCAGCTGGTACGGCAACCTTTACTACCGCAGCCCCGGCTCCGACCCGAGTTACATCTTCCGCATTGCCGAGCTGTACCTGATTCGGGCCGAAGCGCGGGCCCAGCAAGGCAAGCTACCGGCGGCGCTAACCGACTTGAACGCCGTGCGTGTCCGCGCCGGGTTAGCTGCCAGTTCGGCGGCCACTCAGGCAGCGGTGCTGTTGGCCATCGAAAACGAGCGGCGCCTGGAATTCGCGTTGGAGCCGCACCGCTGGTTCGATCTAGCGCGCACCAGCCGCGCCACGGCTCTTTTCAAAGATCCGCTGAATAACACGGCGCCGCTGCCGGCCTCCCGCCTTGTGCTGCCCATTCCCATCAGCCAGCTGCAAGTAGATCGGGCCCTAATCCAGAACGAAGGTTACTAG
- a CDS encoding DoxX family protein, whose protein sequence is MTSPDDFYDLGWPRRHISADNPENDFSTTHSSDSMNMILPPAAESVLARPSAPPPAATSSWSSFEKALFRFAFLYFSLQVVPLDWKYYRDVTVNWAGFSFGDIFRLAHYTPRFFQGPDTFANWAVVALLAVIGAGVWSVRDQNRTEYNTFYYWLRVLVRYRLAAGLLAYGFLKFFPLQAPPPSLSHLNTHYGDLSNWKIFALSLGIVPSYQSFLGLVEILAALLLLNRRTASVGAFLGISFLGNVFLSNLAYEGGEYVYSFYLLALALVVLWYDARRVNDLLTLERSAQPNRFRLQLPAGWPLTLQRTLKASFVLLFVGLYGAKTYAAYQAGYYHYPQTPGLAGAAGLYDVREFRLNGQLRPYSATDPERWQDVVLEKWATLSVRSNRPVVLNHSNTEAIHPQDPDRDYEFAGVAGRHYYAYQLAPDGKTLTLQNRNRLEGPDQLTLRVARPDARTILLAGTDAQGHALEVVLEKRDKKYLLEEAAKTGRRGGLKL, encoded by the coding sequence ATGACGAGCCCGGACGACTTCTACGACCTCGGCTGGCCGCGCCGCCACATCTCAGCCGACAACCCTGAAAACGACTTTTCAACCACGCATTCCTCTGACTCGATGAACATGATCTTACCACCTGCCGCCGAGTCAGTGTTGGCGCGGCCCAGTGCACCACCGCCCGCGGCTACTTCGTCCTGGAGCAGCTTTGAAAAAGCGCTGTTTCGCTTCGCCTTCCTGTACTTCTCGCTGCAAGTAGTGCCCCTCGACTGGAAGTACTACCGCGACGTGACTGTGAACTGGGCGGGCTTCTCGTTTGGTGATATTTTCCGGCTGGCCCATTACACCCCGCGCTTTTTTCAGGGTCCTGACACCTTTGCTAACTGGGCGGTAGTAGCTCTATTAGCCGTTATCGGGGCCGGTGTGTGGAGCGTGCGGGACCAGAACCGGACCGAGTACAACACGTTCTACTACTGGCTGCGGGTGCTGGTGCGCTACCGGTTGGCGGCGGGTTTGCTGGCTTATGGCTTCCTGAAGTTTTTTCCGTTGCAGGCGCCGCCTCCTTCGCTCAGCCACCTGAACACGCACTACGGCGACCTTAGCAACTGGAAAATCTTCGCCCTGAGCTTGGGCATCGTGCCTTCGTACCAGTCGTTTTTGGGGCTGGTGGAAATTCTGGCGGCTCTGTTGCTGCTGAACCGGCGCACGGCCAGCGTTGGCGCGTTCCTCGGTATCTCCTTTTTAGGCAACGTGTTTCTTTCCAACCTCGCCTACGAGGGCGGCGAGTACGTGTACAGCTTCTATTTGCTGGCGCTGGCCCTGGTGGTGCTCTGGTACGATGCGCGGCGCGTCAACGATTTGCTGACGCTGGAACGCTCAGCCCAACCCAACCGCTTTCGGTTGCAGTTGCCTGCCGGGTGGCCGCTCACTCTGCAACGGACCCTCAAAGCAAGCTTCGTTCTATTGTTTGTGGGGCTGTACGGGGCGAAAACCTATGCCGCCTACCAAGCCGGGTATTATCATTATCCGCAAACGCCGGGGCTGGCGGGCGCGGCGGGCCTTTACGATGTGCGCGAGTTTCGCCTCAACGGGCAACTGCGGCCGTATTCGGCCACGGATCCGGAACGCTGGCAGGATGTGGTGCTTGAGAAATGGGCCACGCTCAGCGTCCGCTCCAACCGGCCCGTCGTGCTCAACCACAGCAATACGGAAGCCATTCACCCCCAGGACCCCGACCGGGACTACGAGTTTGCCGGGGTTGCTGGCCGTCACTACTACGCCTACCAGCTGGCGCCCGACGGGAAGACGCTAACCCTGCAAAACCGCAACCGCCTTGAAGGACCCGACCAGCTTACGCTACGCGTAGCCCGGCCCGACGCGCGCACCATTCTCCTTGCCGGTACCGACGCGCAAGGCCACGCTCTAGAGGTGGTGCTGGAAAAGCGCGACAAAAAATACCTGCTCGAAGAAGCCGCCAAAACCGGCCGCCGCGGGGGCTTGAAGCTCTAA
- a CDS encoding beta-class carbonic anhydrase, protein MATRRFAILTCMDARLDPTRLLGVPEGSAHVLRNAGGRVTEETLQALILSYQVLGTREWFLIQHTDCGVRLSDASLATVLTDQAPTIVSGAPASFSDLTTAVAADLARIDLHPHVPGEVQVFGYVYDVRNNQLLEVQPGSRVGK, encoded by the coding sequence TTGGCCACTCGTCGTTTTGCTATTCTTACCTGCATGGATGCCCGCCTGGACCCCACGCGCCTGCTCGGCGTGCCGGAGGGTAGCGCCCACGTCCTGCGTAATGCCGGGGGCCGCGTTACCGAGGAAACCCTGCAGGCGCTTATTCTTTCCTACCAGGTGCTCGGCACCCGCGAATGGTTTTTGATCCAGCACACAGATTGTGGGGTTCGCCTTTCCGACGCCAGCCTGGCTACTGTGCTCACCGACCAGGCGCCCACCATTGTAAGCGGCGCGCCTGCTTCTTTCTCGGATCTAACGACGGCAGTAGCAGCTGATTTAGCCCGCATCGACTTACACCCGCACGTTCCGGGGGAAGTGCAGGTGTTTGGCTACGTGTATGATGTGCGCAACAATCAGCTGTTGGAAGTGCAGCCGGGCAGCCGGGTCGGTAAATAA
- the bshB1 gene encoding bacillithiol biosynthesis deacetylase BshB1, giving the protein MAEALKLDLLMLAAHPDDAELGCAGTLLRYSTAGRRVGVVDLTRGELGTRGSAELRDQEAAEAARILKLHVRENLRMRDGFFRNDEDHQRRIIEVIRRFQPELILTNPNIDRHPDHGRAADLVHDAAFLAGLPKVQTEWAGKPQAPWRPRLLLQAIHHSYVRPYIVVDISAFWEQKLAALTAFRSQFYHPAYTTDEASTYISNPDFLRVLEARNQELGSYIGARFAEGYTSRRPVGLDDLFLLR; this is encoded by the coding sequence ATGGCCGAAGCTTTAAAGCTCGATTTACTGATGCTGGCTGCTCACCCCGACGATGCCGAGTTAGGCTGCGCCGGCACATTGCTACGCTACAGCACCGCCGGTAGGCGCGTGGGGGTAGTCGACCTGACTCGGGGCGAGCTAGGAACCCGCGGTTCGGCGGAATTGCGCGACCAGGAAGCCGCCGAAGCCGCCCGTATCCTGAAGCTGCACGTGCGGGAAAACCTACGGATGCGGGACGGGTTTTTTCGCAACGACGAAGACCACCAGCGCCGCATCATCGAGGTCATTCGCCGCTTTCAGCCGGAACTGATTTTAACCAATCCCAACATCGACCGGCACCCCGACCACGGCCGCGCCGCCGACCTTGTGCACGACGCCGCCTTTCTGGCCGGTTTGCCCAAAGTCCAAACGGAGTGGGCCGGAAAACCCCAGGCTCCCTGGCGGCCCCGTCTGCTGCTCCAGGCCATTCACCATAGCTATGTCCGGCCGTATATTGTGGTGGATATCTCGGCTTTCTGGGAGCAGAAGCTGGCCGCTCTCACCGCCTTCCGCAGTCAGTTCTACCACCCCGCATACACCACTGACGAGGCCAGTACCTATATTTCCAACCCGGATTTTCTACGGGTCCTCGAAGCCCGCAACCAGGAGCTGGGCAGCTACATCGGGGCTCGGTTTGCAGAAGGCTACACTAGCCGTCGGCCCGTAGGACTCGATGATTTGTTTCTACTGCGCTGA
- a CDS encoding PIG-L deacetylase family protein, whose amino-acid sequence MPTALFISPHLDDVAFSCGGTFATLAQAGWQCVLLTVFTRSVPNPTGFALACQTDKGLVPEVDYLALRRAEDTAAAQCLGAIAVRWLDLPEAPHRGYHSPAALFAEPLPTDDVVEDLVPILTAELASTVPQLVFVPQGLGQHIDHRRVMQALQVVGLPTLPILWYRDTPYIIRQPDAEPAPELPTGLVKVAMPLSTVALKAKVAAAQAYASQIDFQFGGADQTRVKLAQLAAAEGQAAGLEQVAERFAVAPVHADALPSGMVRGN is encoded by the coding sequence ATGCCTACCGCGCTATTTATCTCGCCTCACCTCGACGACGTGGCCTTTTCCTGCGGGGGCACTTTTGCCACGCTCGCGCAGGCCGGCTGGCAATGCGTGCTCCTGACCGTATTCACCCGCTCAGTACCCAACCCTACCGGCTTCGCGCTAGCCTGCCAAACCGACAAGGGACTAGTGCCAGAGGTAGATTACTTAGCTCTGCGCCGAGCCGAAGACACCGCCGCCGCTCAGTGCCTGGGCGCAATTGCCGTACGATGGCTGGATTTGCCGGAGGCCCCGCACCGCGGCTACCACAGCCCGGCCGCCCTGTTTGCCGAACCGCTGCCCACCGACGACGTGGTTGAAGACTTGGTGCCGATACTCACGGCCGAGTTAGCGAGTACTGTTCCACAATTGGTGTTTGTTCCGCAAGGCTTAGGCCAGCACATCGACCACCGCCGGGTAATGCAAGCCCTACAAGTGGTCGGGCTGCCCACCTTGCCCATACTGTGGTATCGCGACACCCCCTACATCATTCGGCAGCCCGACGCCGAGCCCGCGCCAGAGCTGCCTACCGGCCTCGTTAAGGTGGCCATGCCGCTGTCCACCGTAGCATTGAAAGCCAAGGTAGCGGCTGCGCAGGCGTATGCGTCACAAATCGATTTTCAGTTCGGGGGCGCCGACCAAACGCGAGTTAAACTTGCGCAACTAGCGGCCGCCGAAGGGCAAGCCGCTGGATTGGAGCAAGTGGCCGAGCGATTCGCGGTGGCACCCGTCCATGCGGATGCGCTGCCCAGTGGCATGGTCCGGGGCAACTAG
- a CDS encoding sugar phosphate isomerase/epimerase family protein: protein MSELLPTRSAPDSAHRLRYAYNTNGASNHRLDDALVLIAEAGYDGVALTLDHHHHDPFAPDATGRNAQLAARLRELGLGLVVETGARYLLDPRQKHEPTLLTPSSAGRARRVEFLIRCLDVCAAAEGETVSFWAGVPQPGVASGQAWDWLLEGVHQVAAAARERGVVASLEPEPGMLVETVDDYCRVQAAVPDLRLALDTGHLLVTNERPPATAVREFASQLGTVALEDMRRGVHEHLPFGEGDMDVPAVLSALHEIRFAGLVCVELSRESPRAHTMIPQALTYLRQAERQLFSV, encoded by the coding sequence ATGTCTGAGTTACTACCAACCCGGTCGGCACCCGATTCCGCGCACCGCCTGCGCTATGCCTACAACACCAATGGGGCCAGCAACCACCGCCTCGATGACGCATTAGTGCTTATTGCTGAAGCCGGCTACGACGGGGTGGCCCTCACCCTCGATCATCACCATCACGACCCTTTCGCACCCGATGCAACCGGCCGCAACGCCCAATTGGCCGCCCGGCTACGCGAGTTGGGCTTGGGTTTGGTGGTGGAAACCGGGGCCCGCTATTTGCTCGATCCGCGCCAGAAGCACGAGCCTACGTTGCTTACGCCGAGTTCCGCCGGCCGGGCGCGGCGAGTGGAATTTCTAATCCGCTGCCTCGACGTATGCGCCGCCGCTGAAGGCGAAACCGTCTCGTTCTGGGCGGGCGTACCCCAACCGGGTGTAGCCTCGGGCCAGGCCTGGGACTGGCTGCTCGAAGGAGTGCACCAAGTAGCCGCCGCCGCCCGCGAACGGGGTGTGGTTGCCTCGCTGGAGCCCGAGCCCGGCATGCTAGTTGAAACCGTGGACGACTACTGTCGCGTGCAAGCGGCCGTGCCCGACCTGCGTCTAGCCCTCGATACCGGCCACCTACTCGTAACAAACGAGCGGCCGCCGGCCACTGCTGTACGCGAGTTTGCTTCGCAGCTTGGGACCGTAGCGCTCGAAGATATGCGCCGCGGCGTGCACGAGCACCTGCCCTTCGGGGAGGGCGACATGGACGTGCCGGCTGTGCTAAGCGCCCTGCACGAAATCCGCTTTGCGGGGTTGGTATGCGTCGAACTATCGCGCGAGTCGCCCCGTGCCCATACTATGATTCCGCAGGCCCTAACCTACTTGCGCCAGGCTGAGCGCCAGCTGTTTTCTGTATGA
- a CDS encoding YcaO-like family protein has translation MTHPQTDPTPVALYKSALPAEPVYEIPLTGLDYLDVPVWSLAQWLPGGMSTGTGYGATDEQARTGAYGEITEETFVNLYLTQMPRRRASYRQLQAEGANCLDPLRDRLPAGTTYTPDTELVWTQAHTYPTNELLWVPIETAATWPGDWHGQEQHEWLYTPITNGMGAGESLERALSHGLLELLQRDGNAISYRALDQGVRIELDDVRDPATRALLHRYDEAGLEIQVKLASTDFGITSLYVVGYERDLSRVPHALMLTGCGEAAHPDREVALAKALREFASSRVRKRFEHGEVAWLETVAPEYLAKVRHDPPVLANQEPRAAAAMRQWLDLSPVELFDRVKNSVFRVERTVKFSELLTVAPNSLATPADLLRVVHERLAAAGLSIYYVEFTDPTGPVRTLKAIVPELEVETMTYDRIGRRNLEKLLARQSPLVGLGTPPPGAQPVPLPAADEAALGGPAWFNTTLAREQVGELYALYREPERHVYQVGADAPAATTPAHV, from the coding sequence ATGACCCACCCACAAACCGACCCCACTCCCGTGGCGCTGTACAAAAGCGCGTTGCCGGCCGAACCAGTGTACGAGATTCCCCTCACTGGCCTCGATTACCTCGACGTGCCCGTGTGGAGTTTAGCGCAGTGGTTGCCCGGTGGGATGAGCACCGGCACCGGCTACGGCGCAACCGACGAGCAGGCGCGCACTGGGGCTTACGGCGAAATCACCGAGGAAACTTTTGTCAACCTCTACCTGACGCAAATGCCGCGCCGCCGGGCCTCGTACCGGCAGTTGCAGGCCGAGGGCGCCAACTGTCTCGACCCGCTGCGCGACCGTTTGCCGGCCGGCACCACGTATACCCCCGACACGGAGTTGGTTTGGACCCAGGCCCACACGTACCCGACCAACGAGTTGCTGTGGGTGCCCATCGAAACGGCTGCCACCTGGCCCGGCGATTGGCACGGACAAGAGCAGCACGAGTGGCTTTACACGCCCATCACCAACGGCATGGGCGCGGGCGAGTCACTGGAGCGGGCGCTTTCGCACGGCCTGCTGGAATTGCTTCAGCGCGACGGCAATGCCATCAGCTACCGCGCCCTCGACCAAGGCGTCCGCATCGAACTTGATGACGTGCGCGACCCCGCCACCCGCGCGCTGCTACACCGCTACGACGAGGCCGGGTTGGAAATCCAGGTGAAGCTGGCTTCCACCGATTTCGGTATCACCAGCCTCTACGTGGTAGGCTACGAACGCGACCTGAGCCGGGTGCCCCACGCGCTGATGCTAACCGGCTGCGGTGAGGCCGCCCACCCGGACCGCGAGGTGGCGCTGGCCAAAGCGCTGCGCGAATTTGCTTCCAGCCGGGTGCGCAAGCGCTTCGAGCACGGCGAGGTGGCTTGGCTGGAAACCGTGGCTCCTGAGTACCTAGCCAAAGTGCGGCATGACCCACCTGTGCTAGCCAATCAGGAGCCCCGGGCCGCCGCCGCCATGCGCCAGTGGCTGGATTTAAGTCCAGTCGAGCTGTTTGACCGGGTGAAGAACTCGGTGTTTCGCGTTGAGCGAACGGTGAAGTTCTCCGAGCTGCTCACTGTGGCGCCCAACTCGCTGGCTACGCCGGCCGACTTGCTGCGCGTGGTGCACGAGCGCCTGGCAGCGGCCGGTTTAAGTATCTACTACGTGGAGTTTACGGACCCGACCGGGCCGGTGCGCACGCTCAAGGCCATTGTGCCCGAGCTGGAAGTGGAAACCATGACTTACGACCGTATTGGCCGCCGCAACCTTGAAAAGCTGTTGGCCCGCCAAAGCCCATTGGTGGGGTTGGGTACTCCGCCGCCCGGCGCGCAACCGGTGCCCCTGCCTGCTGCCGACGAGGCTGCCCTTGGCGGGCCAGCCTGGTTCAATACCACCTTGGCCCGCGAGCAAGTGGGGGAGCTATATGCCCTTTACCGTGAGCCAGAGCGCCACGTTTATCAGGTGGGTGCCGACGCGCCGGCCGCAACCACTCCCGCCCATGTCTGA
- a CDS encoding HD domain-containing protein: MLTSTTLSAPARPEALTELADLLPLLRELNDLKRGRVAGREGSLTEQLFARAWAALVAGHNPTTVALRETAWALTGLRLPGYDEPLLTSLDLTPAEATQTLHSALRDAAKPLAEELIASVTQGADFQTTSLAAPLPAFVGQLAQQPRAGATHPGQPRIMLWPPESHADHCALVAVYGVLLSPTFGADPGEAFLTGLAHHLHNAALPDPGYAGDELLGTRLPGLMARATAQALEQLPEGVRPVVTAALDRTRVVDAPAARAFHAADVFDRVLEMAWHDQSAQFRLHQALGDLNIVHAGFTQQFHQQVLTAAGLLPVT; encoded by the coding sequence GTGCTGACTTCTACAACTCTTAGCGCCCCGGCTAGGCCGGAGGCACTAACCGAGCTGGCCGATTTGTTGCCCTTGCTGCGCGAGCTCAATGACTTGAAGAGGGGACGTGTAGCCGGCCGTGAGGGCTCGTTGACCGAGCAGTTGTTTGCCCGCGCTTGGGCGGCACTAGTGGCGGGCCACAACCCAACCACCGTAGCCCTGCGCGAAACAGCGTGGGCGCTGACCGGCTTGCGCCTGCCGGGCTACGACGAGCCATTGCTCACCAGTCTGGATTTAACGCCTGCCGAAGCCACCCAGACACTACATAGTGCTCTACGCGACGCAGCCAAGCCGTTGGCCGAGGAGTTGATAGCTAGTGTCACGCAGGGAGCTGATTTTCAAACCACTTCCCTAGCCGCGCCGTTGCCAGCCTTTGTAGGGCAATTGGCACAGCAGCCACGGGCTGGGGCAACCCATCCGGGACAACCGCGCATTATGCTGTGGCCCCCCGAAAGCCACGCCGACCACTGTGCACTGGTAGCTGTGTACGGGGTGCTGCTTAGCCCGACGTTTGGGGCTGACCCAGGCGAGGCTTTTCTGACTGGCCTTGCCCACCACTTACACAACGCCGCGTTGCCCGACCCCGGCTACGCCGGCGACGAGTTGCTAGGCACCCGCTTGCCAGGCCTGATGGCCCGAGCCACTGCGCAGGCGCTAGAGCAATTGCCCGAAGGGGTACGCCCGGTGGTAACGGCTGCCCTCGACCGCACCCGTGTGGTGGACGCGCCCGCTGCTCGTGCGTTTCACGCCGCCGACGTGTTCGACCGGGTGCTAGAAATGGCTTGGCACGACCAGAGTGCCCAGTTTCGCTTGCACCAAGCGCTCGGTGATTTAAACATTGTGCACGCGGGCTTCACGCAGCAGTTTCACCAGCAGGTGCTGACGGCCGCCGGGCTGCTGCCGGTAACCTAA
- a CDS encoding inositol-3-phosphate synthase, translated as MSQAFPNTSFGSAALTTESQHAARLGVAIVGLGGAVATTAVAGASLLRAGAMDTTGLPLATLPDALTDQLVRYENLVFGGWDLCPDDLAVAARQHRVLEPHQLAAVEGELSALRPWPAVGNVRFCRNVTGQHLLAVQSHAAAVEAIRADLQRFRTEQNLDRLVVINLASTEAMPDLTLPQFITPEAFEAAVQADDAQIPPAMLYAYAAILEDVPYVNFTPSCAADAPALVRLAEQRGVPVAGKDGKTGQTFMKTVLAPALHARNLHIDGWFSTNILGNRDGLALDNPESLASKLTTKGSVLDQIVGYKVDSHVVHIHYYKPRGDNKEAWDNIDVEGFLGQKMQIKVNFLCRDSILAAPLALELARLADLAKRRQEGGVAHALGVFFKSPMVPEPDMVPIHGFEQQQAILLEWLAAGTSAAAPQSAEIGQGASAPALASFSPDAPAV; from the coding sequence ATGTCCCAAGCCTTCCCGAATACCTCTTTCGGCTCTGCTGCCTTAACCACCGAATCTCAGCACGCTGCGCGCCTAGGCGTAGCTATTGTTGGGCTTGGCGGGGCAGTAGCCACCACTGCCGTTGCTGGCGCTTCTCTGCTGCGTGCCGGGGCTATGGATACCACTGGTCTACCCTTGGCGACCTTACCGGATGCCCTTACCGACCAGTTGGTGCGTTATGAAAACCTGGTATTTGGCGGCTGGGACTTATGCCCCGATGATTTAGCTGTGGCTGCTCGTCAGCATCGGGTGCTGGAGCCACACCAACTCGCCGCTGTTGAAGGTGAGCTAAGCGCCCTGCGCCCTTGGCCGGCCGTGGGCAACGTGCGCTTCTGCCGCAACGTAACCGGGCAGCATTTATTGGCTGTGCAGTCGCATGCAGCGGCTGTGGAAGCCATTCGTGCCGACTTGCAGCGCTTCCGCACCGAGCAGAATCTCGACCGGCTAGTGGTCATCAACCTTGCTTCAACCGAGGCCATGCCCGACTTGACCTTGCCGCAGTTCATCACACCAGAGGCGTTTGAGGCCGCCGTGCAAGCCGACGACGCGCAAATTCCGCCGGCTATGCTTTACGCTTACGCCGCCATTTTGGAAGACGTGCCCTACGTCAACTTTACGCCTTCTTGCGCCGCCGACGCGCCCGCCTTGGTGCGCCTAGCCGAGCAGCGTGGGGTGCCTGTAGCGGGTAAGGACGGCAAAACCGGCCAGACGTTTATGAAAACTGTGCTGGCCCCAGCCCTGCACGCCCGTAACCTGCACATCGACGGCTGGTTTTCAACCAACATCCTTGGCAACCGCGACGGCTTAGCTTTGGACAACCCAGAGTCGTTGGCTTCGAAACTCACGACTAAGGGTTCGGTGCTCGATCAGATTGTAGGGTACAAGGTAGACAGCCACGTAGTGCACATCCACTACTACAAACCCCGCGGCGACAACAAGGAAGCCTGGGACAACATCGATGTCGAAGGTTTCCTGGGGCAGAAAATGCAAATCAAGGTGAACTTCCTCTGCCGCGACTCTATTCTGGCCGCCCCGCTAGCGCTGGAACTAGCTCGCTTGGCTGATTTGGCTAAGCGTCGGCAAGAAGGCGGCGTAGCGCACGCGCTAGGCGTATTCTTTAAGTCGCCAATGGTACCTGAGCCTGATATGGTGCCCATACATGGCTTCGAGCAGCAGCAAGCTATTTTGTTGGAGTGGTTGGCGGCGGGCACTTCGGCTGCTGCACCCCAGTCCGCCGAAATAGGGCAAGGAGCTAGTGCTCCTGCCTTGGCTTCGTTTAGTCCCGATGCCCCCGCTGTTTAG